One region of Streptomyces davaonensis JCM 4913 genomic DNA includes:
- a CDS encoding SDR family oxidoreductase: protein MTTIEGSVALVTGGSRGIGRALVAALYERGAKKVYATARDPRTVTHPDAVPLALEVGDPASVAAAAEQAQDVTLLINNAGASVNANFLDSPVDDVRREFETNFYGPLLMTRAFVPVIQRNGGGHILNVHSVLSWVGIAGSYSASKAALWSQTNSLRLDLKPRGIEVTGLHVGYVDTDMAAHVDQPKSTPESVAAQALDGIEAGAYEVLADDLTRQVKAGLAADVAALYPQLAA, encoded by the coding sequence ATGACCACCATCGAAGGTTCCGTCGCCCTGGTCACCGGCGGCAGCCGCGGCATCGGCCGGGCGCTGGTCGCCGCCCTGTACGAGCGAGGTGCGAAGAAGGTGTACGCCACCGCCCGCGACCCGCGGACCGTCACCCACCCCGACGCCGTGCCGCTGGCCCTGGAGGTCGGCGACCCGGCGTCCGTCGCGGCCGCCGCCGAGCAGGCGCAGGACGTCACCCTGCTGATCAACAACGCGGGCGCCAGCGTGAACGCGAACTTCCTCGACTCCCCGGTCGACGACGTGCGCCGCGAGTTCGAGACCAACTTCTACGGACCGCTCCTGATGACCCGCGCCTTCGTCCCGGTCATCCAGCGCAACGGCGGAGGCCACATTCTCAACGTCCACTCCGTGCTGTCCTGGGTCGGCATCGCCGGTTCCTACAGTGCCTCCAAGGCGGCCCTGTGGTCGCAGACCAACTCCCTGCGCCTGGACCTGAAGCCGCGCGGCATCGAGGTCACCGGCCTTCATGTCGGCTACGTCGACACCGACATGGCGGCCCACGTCGACCAGCCCAAGTCCACGCCCGAAAGCGTCGCCGCCCAGGCCCTGGACGGCATCGAAGCGGGCGCCTACGAGGTGCTCGCCGACGACCTCACCCGGCAGGTCAAGGCCGGACTCGCCGCGGACGTCGCCGCGCTCTACCCGCAGCTCGCCGCCTGA
- a CDS encoding NAD(P)-dependent alcohol dehydrogenase gives MKAVMQDRYGSADTLAFRDVQRPEPGPGEVLVRVHAASVNAYDWHFLHGDPKVARPVMGWRGPKARIRGRDFAGVVEAVGGDVSDLKPGDEVFGEADGAFAEYVCAPDGSVGPKPANLTFEQAAAIPLAGNTALIGVRDVAGVQPGQTLLINGASGGVGTFAVQLGTAYGAEVTAVCSARNADLARSLGADQVIDYAREDFTRAGRRYDVVLDLVGNHSLTAFRRALTPSGTLVLSGGGVYEGGSLLGPMGLFLKRRLAAPFTHQRMLELPAHQSKKNLATLRELAESGRISPVVERTYPLSEAAEAIRYLEVEHARAKIVITV, from the coding sequence ATGAAGGCAGTGATGCAGGACCGCTACGGCTCGGCGGACACGCTGGCGTTCCGGGACGTCCAGCGGCCGGAGCCGGGTCCCGGTGAGGTGCTGGTGCGGGTACATGCGGCGTCGGTGAACGCCTACGACTGGCATTTCCTGCACGGCGACCCGAAGGTGGCGCGCCCGGTGATGGGGTGGCGCGGCCCCAAGGCGCGGATCAGGGGGCGGGACTTCGCGGGCGTGGTGGAGGCGGTGGGCGGTGACGTCTCCGATCTGAAGCCCGGGGACGAGGTGTTCGGCGAGGCCGACGGCGCCTTCGCGGAGTATGTGTGCGCGCCGGACGGCTCGGTGGGCCCGAAGCCCGCCAACCTGACCTTCGAGCAGGCCGCCGCGATACCCCTGGCGGGGAACACCGCGCTGATCGGCGTGCGGGACGTCGCCGGGGTGCAGCCGGGGCAGACCCTCCTGATCAACGGCGCCTCGGGCGGCGTCGGCACCTTCGCGGTACAGCTCGGCACGGCGTACGGCGCCGAGGTGACCGCCGTGTGCAGCGCGCGCAACGCCGACCTGGCCCGCTCGCTCGGCGCGGACCAGGTCATCGACTACGCCCGTGAGGACTTCACCCGTGCGGGCCGGCGCTACGACGTCGTGCTGGATCTCGTCGGCAACCACTCACTGACGGCGTTCCGGCGCGCGCTCACCCCGTCCGGCACCCTGGTGCTGTCCGGCGGCGGGGTGTACGAGGGCGGCAGCCTCCTGGGACCCATGGGGCTGTTCCTGAAACGGCGGCTCGCGGCGCCTTTCACGCACCAACGCATGCTCGAACTCCCGGCTCACCAGAGCAAGAAGAACCTCGCGACCCTGCGGGAACTCGCCGAGTCCGGGCGCATATCCCCGGTGGTCGAGCGGACGTATCCCCTGAGTGAGGCGGCCGAGGCCATCCGGTACCTGGAGGTGGAGCACGCACGAGCGAAGATCGTCATCACCGTGTGA
- a CDS encoding cupin domain-containing protein, with translation MLEVKTLDKPDERRDFPRGHLEAVHMTDLDFAVATFEPGWRWSESVGPIAGTETCQMHHNGYVVQGRMHITMADGGETEVGPGDVFVCSPGHDAWVVGDEQVIAYDFQGQTAREYAKAD, from the coding sequence GTGCTGGAAGTAAAGACGCTCGACAAGCCGGACGAGCGGCGTGATTTCCCCCGCGGCCACCTGGAAGCCGTTCACATGACGGATCTGGATTTCGCCGTGGCGACCTTTGAGCCCGGCTGGCGCTGGTCCGAGAGCGTGGGCCCGATAGCGGGCACCGAGACCTGTCAGATGCACCACAACGGCTATGTCGTCCAAGGCCGCATGCACATCACCATGGCCGACGGCGGCGAGACCGAAGTAGGCCCGGGAGACGTCTTCGTCTGCTCGCCCGGTCACGATGCCTGGGTCGTGGGCGACGAGCAGGTCATCGCGTACGACTTCCAGGGGCAGACGGCGAGGGAGTACGCGAAGGCCGACTAG
- a CDS encoding threo-3-hydroxy-L-aspartate ammonia-lyase, which yields MTTTPPLITLDDIRDAAARLKGVAHRTPVLRSRTLDALVGAEVFLKCENFQRVGAFKFRGAYNAASRLTPEQLARGIAAYSSGNHAQAVALAARELGTTAVIVMPEDAPPSKRRATEGYGAEIVTYDRYTGDREAIAKALAAERGLALIPPYEHPHVMAGQGTAALELLEEVGELDALLTPVGGGGLIAGCGTAAKGLYPGLRLIGVEPEAGDDTKRSLQAGRRIEIPVPKTIADGQALHIPGELTFSVNRRLVDAVALVGEDEIRQAMRFAFERLKIVVEPSGATPLAALLSGRVEHLPARVGVIVSGGNVDAGRFAELCGTAA from the coding sequence GTGACGACCACCCCACCCCTCATCACCCTCGACGACATCCGCGACGCGGCCGCCCGCCTCAAGGGCGTCGCCCACCGCACCCCGGTGCTGCGCTCCCGCACGCTCGACGCACTCGTCGGCGCCGAGGTCTTCCTCAAGTGCGAGAACTTCCAGCGCGTCGGCGCCTTCAAGTTCCGCGGCGCCTACAACGCCGCCTCCCGGCTGACCCCGGAGCAGCTCGCCCGGGGCATCGCCGCCTACTCGTCCGGCAACCACGCCCAGGCCGTCGCCCTCGCCGCCCGTGAACTCGGCACCACCGCCGTGATCGTCATGCCCGAGGACGCCCCGCCGTCCAAGCGGCGCGCGACCGAGGGCTACGGAGCCGAGATTGTCACCTACGACCGCTACACGGGTGACCGCGAGGCCATTGCCAAGGCTCTTGCTGCGGAGCGGGGACTCGCCCTCATCCCGCCCTACGAACACCCTCATGTCATGGCGGGACAGGGCACGGCCGCGCTGGAACTCCTCGAAGAGGTCGGCGAGTTGGACGCGCTGCTGACGCCGGTCGGCGGCGGTGGGCTCATCGCCGGATGCGGCACCGCCGCCAAGGGGCTGTACCCCGGGCTGCGGCTGATCGGCGTCGAGCCCGAGGCCGGGGACGACACCAAGCGGTCCCTGCAGGCGGGGCGGCGCATCGAGATCCCGGTGCCGAAGACCATCGCCGACGGCCAGGCCCTGCACATCCCCGGCGAACTCACCTTCTCCGTCAACCGACGGCTCGTCGACGCCGTCGCCCTGGTCGGCGAGGACGAGATCCGGCAGGCGATGCGGTTCGCGTTCGAGCGGCTGAAGATCGTCGTCGAACCGAGCGGCGCCACCCCACTGGCGGCCCTGCTGAGCGGCAGAGTCGAGCATCTCCCGGCCCGTGTCGGAGTGATCGTCTCCGGAGGCAATGTCGATGCCGGGCGGTTCGCCGAGCTTTGCGGGACGGCGGCCTGA
- a CDS encoding helix-turn-helix transcriptional regulator, with translation MNVEHEQSALESEQDAIIAALAPVVDGLVATFGPLCEVVLHDYRQPERSVVAVAGSVTGRAVGGAMSEIGMRIVARGAEAGDDLNYVTRTRTGKLVKASTMVLRDSRGEVFGALCVNLDVTAVNEAHALLGALAGVGPAPVEAPVTAFGNDIDSVVDAILDAHQLRQNRGWAELDRAQRLALFRGLDGRGVFAVRRAVEQVAARLGISRASAYNYLSQARATTGPTSDSDGGEA, from the coding sequence GTGAATGTCGAGCATGAGCAATCGGCCCTGGAATCCGAGCAGGACGCGATCATCGCGGCGCTGGCGCCGGTCGTCGACGGGCTCGTGGCGACCTTCGGGCCGTTGTGCGAGGTGGTTCTGCACGACTACCGGCAGCCGGAGCGGTCCGTCGTCGCGGTCGCCGGATCGGTGACCGGGCGGGCCGTCGGCGGGGCGATGAGCGAGATCGGCATGCGGATCGTGGCGCGTGGTGCCGAGGCGGGCGACGATCTGAACTACGTCACCCGGACCCGGACCGGCAAACTGGTCAAGGCGTCCACCATGGTCCTGCGGGATTCCCGCGGAGAGGTCTTCGGCGCCCTCTGCGTCAACCTGGACGTCACCGCCGTCAACGAAGCCCACGCCCTGCTCGGCGCCCTCGCCGGTGTCGGCCCGGCCCCCGTCGAGGCGCCGGTCACCGCCTTCGGCAATGACATCGACTCCGTCGTCGACGCCATCCTCGACGCCCACCAGCTCCGCCAGAACCGCGGCTGGGCGGAACTGGACCGCGCCCAGCGCCTGGCGCTGTTCCGCGGTCTGGACGGGCGGGGCGTGTTCGCCGTGCGGCGCGCGGTCGAACAGGTCGCCGCCCGGCTCGGCATCTCCCGCGCCTCCGCCTACAACTACCTCTCCCAGGCGCGCGCCACCACCGGCCCGACTTCCGACTCCGACGGAGGAGAAGCGTGA